A part of Paenibacillus sp. sptzw28 genomic DNA contains:
- the nagB gene encoding glucosamine-6-phosphate deaminase: MEIKRFDTAAELDIYAAQLFSDLLEHKPDAVLGLATGSTPVGIYEKMIEMHRSGKMTFRDAATFNLDEYVGLAPSHDQSYARFMKQHLFNDIDLPAGRAHLPDGMAHNLQAECLGYDRMLAANPIDMQLLGLGHNGHIGFNEPDNALQAGTHIVELKAATREANARFFDSLDQVPTRAITMGVGSILKAQNILLVVKGADKAEIVKQSLTGPITTECPASLLQTHARVIVLLDREAGRLL, from the coding sequence ATGGAGATAAAACGTTTTGATACCGCAGCAGAGCTCGACATTTACGCTGCGCAGCTGTTTTCGGACCTATTAGAGCATAAACCGGATGCTGTACTTGGTCTGGCGACAGGCTCGACACCGGTCGGTATTTATGAAAAAATGATAGAGATGCATCGGTCGGGAAAGATGACTTTCCGTGATGCAGCCACCTTTAACCTTGACGAATATGTCGGCCTTGCGCCAAGCCATGATCAAAGCTATGCCCGATTTATGAAGCAGCATCTGTTCAATGATATCGATTTGCCGGCTGGCCGTGCCCATTTGCCGGACGGAATGGCTCATAATCTTCAGGCTGAGTGCCTCGGATACGACCGGATGCTGGCAGCAAATCCGATTGACATGCAGCTGCTCGGTCTCGGTCATAACGGGCACATCGGCTTTAACGAGCCGGACAATGCGCTTCAAGCCGGCACTCATATTGTAGAGCTGAAAGCCGCGACGCGGGAAGCGAATGCGCGATTCTTCGACTCGCTCGATCAAGTGCCGACGAGGGCTATTACGATGGGCGTAGGCTCGATTTTGAAGGCGCAAAATATACTGCTGGTCGTTAAAGGCGCGGATAAGGCGGAAATTGTGAAGCAGTCCTTAACCGGGCCGATTACCACCGAATGTCCCGCATCGCTGCTGCAAACCCACGCAAGAGTCATCGTGCTTCTCGATCGAGAGGCTGGGAGGTTGTTGTAA
- the fni gene encoding type 2 isopentenyl-diphosphate Delta-isomerase: MTENKGSGPESSGQTVRRKSEHIRICLEEPVQSLGIETGFQYYRFRHCALPEIAFNDVDISGPFLGLPLRAPLLISSMTGGTEEAGSINSRLAEAAEARGWAMGLGSMRAVIENEQLAGTFRVRREAPTIPLIANLGAVQLNYGYGVDQCRRAVELAEANALVLHLNSLQEVFQAEGDTNFRGLLERIGEVCRQIGVPVGIKDVGWGIDAETAARLADAGVSFIDVAGAGGTSWSQVEKHRSRDPLRAAAAAAFADWGIPTAECVREVRVRLPQTCIIASGGLNTGVDAAKAIALGADIAGFGRSLLAGAAASEDGQAGPETLYNQLERIEFELRTAMFGIGAATLSQLRGTDRLMMR, translated from the coding sequence ATGACGGAAAATAAGGGTTCGGGACCGGAGAGCAGCGGGCAAACGGTTCGCCGCAAGAGCGAGCATATCCGTATTTGCCTCGAGGAGCCTGTTCAAAGCTTGGGAATTGAAACAGGTTTTCAGTATTACCGGTTCCGCCATTGCGCACTCCCTGAAATCGCGTTTAATGACGTGGATATAAGCGGCCCGTTTCTTGGGCTGCCGCTGCGGGCGCCTCTGCTCATCAGCTCCATGACCGGCGGAACGGAGGAAGCGGGCAGTATCAACAGCCGATTGGCTGAAGCCGCGGAGGCGCGGGGGTGGGCGATGGGCCTGGGGTCGATGCGTGCGGTTATCGAGAATGAACAGCTTGCCGGAACATTCCGTGTTCGCAGGGAGGCGCCTACTATTCCGCTGATCGCCAACCTTGGCGCCGTACAGCTGAATTACGGCTATGGAGTGGATCAATGCCGGCGCGCGGTTGAGTTGGCCGAAGCAAACGCGCTTGTGCTGCATCTGAACAGCCTTCAGGAGGTCTTTCAGGCAGAAGGCGATACAAATTTCCGGGGGCTGCTCGAACGGATCGGGGAAGTATGCAGGCAAATCGGAGTTCCAGTCGGGATCAAAGATGTAGGCTGGGGCATTGATGCCGAGACAGCCGCCCGGCTTGCAGATGCAGGCGTCTCGTTCATCGACGTGGCCGGAGCGGGCGGTACGTCCTGGAGCCAGGTCGAGAAGCACCGCTCGCGGGATCCGCTTCGCGCAGCCGCTGCAGCCGCTTTCGCTGACTGGGGCATACCGACCGCCGAATGCGTGCGCGAGGTGCGGGTGCGCCTGCCTCAGACGTGTATTATTGCGAGCGGCGGGCTGAACACCGGCGTCGATGCTGCGAAGGCAATCGCGCTCGGAGCTGACATCGCGGGCTTCGGGCGTTCGCTGCTCGCCGGCGCTGCAGCCAGCGAAGACGGGCAAGCGGGACCGGAAACCCTGTACAATCAGTTGGAACGTATCGAGTTCGAGCTTCGAACGGCAATGTTCGGAATCGGAGCCGCAACGCTGTCGCAGCTGCGCGGTACCGACCGTCTGATGATGCGCTGA
- a CDS encoding DeoR/GlpR family DNA-binding transcription regulator encodes MADTQSSKGQRRREQMLNLLKRQGRISIQELVERFGVSEATARRDLEIMEKSEPVIRTIGGAMYDGMNAVRELPFAEKEGLSFLEKERIAAAAVGLIDEGDVVGLSGGTTNYYLAKLLKTRRGITVVTNAVNVAMELAGSDIQVVVTGGMMRHNSFELCGPLGEGMVGQLNIGKMFLGVDGVSSTGGITTYSEQEAHIAKAMIGRSQATYAMFDHTKIGRTSLFSIAPLSVLQGFITDMPLPQQLSAAAEAHGISVFLAEDGSAVEHME; translated from the coding sequence ATGGCGGACACCCAATCGTCGAAAGGTCAGCGGCGCCGAGAGCAGATGTTGAACCTTCTGAAAAGGCAGGGTCGTATCAGCATTCAAGAGCTGGTTGAACGGTTTGGGGTTTCGGAGGCCACTGCCAGGCGCGATTTGGAGATCATGGAGAAATCGGAGCCGGTCATCAGAACAATCGGCGGCGCGATGTACGACGGTATGAATGCCGTTCGCGAGCTTCCGTTTGCCGAGAAGGAAGGGCTGTCGTTTCTCGAGAAGGAACGGATTGCCGCGGCCGCTGTAGGATTAATCGACGAGGGTGACGTGGTCGGCCTATCCGGGGGCACTACCAACTATTATCTCGCCAAGCTTCTTAAAACGCGGCGGGGCATAACGGTCGTCACCAATGCCGTGAATGTCGCGATGGAGCTTGCCGGAAGCGACATTCAAGTGGTGGTCACCGGCGGTATGATGCGCCATAACAGCTTCGAGCTGTGCGGACCGCTCGGCGAGGGCATGGTCGGTCAGCTCAATATCGGAAAAATGTTTCTCGGCGTTGACGGTGTCTCCTCAACCGGCGGCATCACGACCTATTCCGAGCAGGAAGCGCACATAGCCAAGGCGATGATTGGCCGCTCGCAGGCAACTTATGCAATGTTCGATCATACGAAAATCGGCCGCACATCGCTGTTCTCAATCGCTCCGCTTTCGGTGCTGCAGGGCTTTATAACCGATATGCCGCTTCCACAGCAGCTTTCGGCGGCGGCGGAGGCGCACGGCATCAGCGTCTTCCTCGCTGAAGACGGCTCCGCAGTGGAACACATGGAATAA
- a CDS encoding sugar kinase: MTKETPDLLTFGETMALFMPQEYRGLEGAASLEQSFGGAESNVAIGAARLGCSVGWFGALGDDPFGRAILKRIRGEGVDVSRSKLVQGEQTGLMFREAVAGKLAVHYYRKHSAASRMRPEHLDLEYISGCKLLHVTGITPALSDSCRETITAAIAAAKKAGVKVSFDPNLRLKLWSIEEARRVVLPLAEQADYFLPGWDELKLLYETDDFNQVKAKLDRLQAVSIVKGVEDKTIVIENGKTTEVPFYPAEQVVDTVGAGDGFCAGFLAGLLKGMSAVEAVRLGSINGSLVVQMRGDWEALPDWTAVERRLSDKGWVER, encoded by the coding sequence TTGACGAAGGAAACACCGGATTTATTAACCTTCGGTGAAACGATGGCGCTCTTCATGCCGCAGGAGTACCGCGGACTTGAAGGCGCCGCTTCATTGGAGCAAAGCTTCGGCGGGGCAGAGAGCAACGTTGCGATCGGCGCCGCGAGGCTCGGATGCTCGGTGGGCTGGTTCGGCGCGCTGGGCGACGATCCTTTCGGTCGCGCAATTCTAAAACGCATTCGCGGCGAAGGCGTGGACGTGTCGCGGTCAAAGCTTGTACAAGGCGAGCAGACGGGACTGATGTTCCGGGAAGCGGTTGCCGGCAAGCTGGCGGTTCATTACTACCGTAAGCATTCTGCGGCCAGCCGGATGCGTCCGGAGCACCTTGATCTGGAATACATAAGCGGCTGTAAGCTTCTCCACGTGACCGGGATTACGCCCGCACTGAGCGACAGCTGCCGGGAGACGATTACAGCGGCCATCGCTGCAGCGAAAAAGGCTGGTGTCAAGGTCAGCTTCGATCCTAACCTTCGGCTCAAGCTGTGGTCGATCGAGGAAGCTCGCCGCGTTGTACTGCCGCTGGCCGAACAGGCGGATTATTTTTTGCCCGGCTGGGACGAGCTCAAGCTGCTATATGAAACGGATGATTTTAACCAGGTGAAAGCCAAGCTGGACCGATTGCAGGCTGTAAGTATCGTGAAGGGCGTCGAGGATAAGACGATCGTCATTGAGAACGGGAAAACGACCGAGGTACCGTTTTATCCGGCGGAGCAAGTCGTGGATACGGTTGGAGCCGGCGACGGCTTTTGCGCAGGATTCCTGGCCGGTCTATTGAAAGGGATGAGCGCGGTCGAAGCGGTTCGTCTCGGCAGCATCAACGGTTCCCTCGTAGTCCAAATGCGCGGGGACTGGGAGGCGCTTCCCGATTGGACGGCCGTCGAACGGCGTTTGTCGGACAAAGGTTGGGTGGAACGGTAA
- the nagA gene encoding N-acetylglucosamine-6-phosphate deacetylase, whose amino-acid sequence MNPLIDKWRLDNVKIVLDSGLVEGSVVVENGVIAAVVQKKAGLVHDTGGNGGITIIDGAGGILLPGFIDVHVHGGYGADFMDASKPAFDTITRFHASKGTTTMLATTVTASREAIEAVLEAAAEYMRSDMPYAALAGVHLEGPFISELWPGAQNPAYISPPRMDWVDKWVSLHPGIIKQLTLAPEKEGALELIKQLARQGIVAACGHTDAVYADIMKAADAGLSQAVHTYNAMRGLHHREPGTVGAVLTDARIYAEIIADGHHVHPAAVRLLAASKPADKLILITDAIAAAGLGDGEYDLGGLTVDVRASIARLREGGSLAGSTLTMIDAFRFMLEHTNLTVSQVSRIASANPARQLGLQQRTGSIAIGKQADLVLASESFTSVLRTWVGGRQVYAAD is encoded by the coding sequence ATGAACCCTTTGATTGACAAATGGCGCCTCGATAACGTAAAAATTGTCCTTGACAGCGGCCTCGTGGAAGGCAGCGTAGTTGTTGAGAACGGCGTTATCGCCGCGGTTGTGCAAAAGAAAGCCGGTCTTGTCCATGATACAGGCGGGAACGGCGGAATAACAATTATTGACGGCGCCGGCGGCATACTGCTGCCCGGTTTTATCGACGTCCATGTACACGGCGGATACGGCGCCGATTTCATGGATGCATCCAAACCTGCGTTCGATACGATAACCCGCTTTCACGCATCAAAAGGGACGACAACCATGCTCGCTACGACGGTAACCGCTTCACGCGAGGCGATTGAAGCCGTTCTTGAAGCCGCTGCGGAATACATGCGTAGCGATATGCCTTACGCAGCACTCGCCGGCGTTCACCTTGAAGGCCCATTCATCAGTGAGCTGTGGCCGGGCGCACAGAATCCCGCTTATATATCGCCGCCCAGAATGGATTGGGTCGACAAATGGGTATCCCTTCATCCCGGAATAATCAAACAATTGACCCTTGCTCCTGAGAAGGAAGGCGCTCTGGAGCTAATCAAGCAGCTCGCCCGGCAGGGAATAGTCGCTGCATGCGGTCATACTGACGCCGTATATGCCGATATCATGAAAGCGGCCGATGCCGGCCTATCACAAGCTGTGCATACCTATAATGCCATGCGCGGTCTTCATCACCGCGAGCCGGGTACGGTCGGCGCGGTCTTGACGGACGCCCGCATCTATGCCGAAATTATTGCGGACGGGCACCACGTTCATCCTGCCGCCGTTAGACTGCTTGCCGCATCCAAGCCCGCCGACAAATTGATCCTGATTACCGACGCTATTGCGGCAGCAGGCCTGGGAGACGGCGAATACGATTTGGGCGGGCTCACCGTCGACGTGCGGGCCAGCATCGCCCGGCTGCGCGAAGGCGGCAGTCTTGCAGGAAGTACGCTTACAATGATTGATGCCTTCCGCTTTATGCTGGAGCACACCAATTTAACTGTATCGCAGGTGAGCCGAATTGCCAGCGCCAATCCGGCAAGGCAGCTTGGACTGCAGCAGCGCACAGGCAGCATTGCAATCGGTAAACAAGCCGACCTTGTCCTGGCATCCGAATCATTCACTTCAGTACTTCGCACCTGGGTCGGAGGCAGGCAGGTCTACGCTGCGGATTGA